Proteins found in one Bicyclus anynana chromosome 26, ilBicAnyn1.1, whole genome shotgun sequence genomic segment:
- the LOC112045815 gene encoding DNA-directed RNA polymerases I, II, and III subunit RPABC3, whose amino-acid sequence MAGVLFEDIFNVKDMDPEGKKFDRVSRLHCESESFKMDLILDINSWIYPMELGDKFRLVLATTLRENGYPDGGEWNPLETEGNRADSFEYVMYGKVYKIDGDEVALEPASRLAAYVSFGGLLMRLQGDANNLHGFEVDQHMYLLMKKLAF is encoded by the exons ATGGCTGGTGTGTTATTTGAGGATATATTCAACGTGAAAGATATGGACCCAGAGGGAAAGAAGTTCGACAGAGTAAGCAGGTTGCACTGTGAATCAGAGTCGTTCAAAATGGATTTAATATTAGACATTAACTCGTGGATATACCCTATGGAGTTGGGTGATAAGTTTAG ATTGGTGTTAGCAACAACATTGAGAGAGAATGGCTACCCGGACGGAGGAGAATGGAATCCTTTAGAAACTGAAGGCAACAGGGCGGACAGTTTTGAATATGTTATGTATGGAAAAGTTTATAA GATAGACGGAGACGAGGTGGCTCTAGAGCCAGCGTCAAGATTAGCAGCATATGTGTCGTTTGGTGGATTGCTGATGCGACTGCAAGGAGATGCTAACAACTTGCACGGCTTCGAGGTAGATCAGCACATGTATCTGTTGATGAAGAAATtggctttttaa
- the LOC112045801 gene encoding H/ACA ribonucleoprotein complex subunit 4 — protein MTDVLPSGSEVFSEKKKKKNKDGVTLGAFQKIGDFKIEPSESVTKLDTAYWPLLLKNFDRLNVRTNHYTPLPFGSSPLKRSITEYVKSGFINVDKPSNPSSHEVVSWIKRILKVEKTGHSGTLDPKVTGCLIVCIDRATRLVKSQQNAGKEYVAIFNLHSAVENIQKVTQGLEKLRGALFQRPPLISAVKRQLRVRTVYDSKLLDYDQERNIGIFWVSCEAGSYIRTMCVHLGLMLGVGGQMIELRRVRSGIQGEKEGMVTMHDILDAQWAYENHKDETYLRRVIKPLEGLLIAHKRIFIKDSAINAVCYGAKVLLPGILRYEDGIELDQEIVIVTAKGEAVALAIALMTTSTMACCDHGVAAKLKRVIMERDTYPRKWGLGPKASQKKMLIQQGKLDKFGKPNENTPSEWLNSYVDYKVKNETENGDDKAEDAGRKRTASTANADDPNNSVEVKSEKKKKKKKRDTEAEETEPVTAETEVKEETAEPEADDSVRKEKKKKKKKDKHQEKEEE, from the coding sequence ATGACTGACGTATTGCCATCGGGCAGCGAAGTGTTTTcggagaagaaaaagaagaaaaacaaagaTGGGGTGACTTTGGGCGCTTTCCAGAAGATCGGCGACTTCAAAATCGAGCCTTCTGAGAGTGTTACGAAGTTGGACACAGCGTACTGGCCTTTGTTATTGAAGAACTTCGATAGACTCAACGTGCGTACGAACCATTACACGCCGCTGCCATTCGGTAGTTCACCTCTAAAACGCTCTATCACGGAGTATGTCAAGTCTGGATTCATCAACGTGGATAAACCCAGCAATCCAAGCTCTCATGAAGTCGTATCGTGGATAAAAAGGATATTAAAAGTCGAGAAGACCGGCCATTCCGGCACTTTGGATCCTAAAGTCACTGGCTGTTTGATAGTGTGCATAGACCGTGCTACAAGGCTGGTGAAGTCCCAACAGAACGCTGGTAAGGAGTATGTTGCTATTTTTAACTTACATTCTGCAGTGGAGAATATCCAGAAGGTCACCCAAGGTTTGGAGAAGCTACGTGGTGCTCTGTTCCAACGTCCACCCCTCATATCTGCAGTCAAACGTCAGCTCCGAGTCAGAACTGTGTATGACAGTAAGTTGCTAGATTATGACCAAGAACGCAACATAGGTATTTTCTGGGTTAGCTGTGAAGCTGGGTCGTACATACGTACCATGTGTGTACACTTGGGACTAATGCTTGGTGTAGGAGGTCAGATGATAGAGCTAAGGAGAGTTAGATCAGGTATACAAGGTGAAAAGGAAGGCATGGTGACCATGCATGATATTCTAGATGCGCAATGGGCGTACGAAAACCATAAAGATGAGACATATTTACGTAGAGTTATTAAACCTTTGGAAGGTTTATTAATAGCTCATAAAAGAATCTTTATTAAAGACAGTGCTATCAATGCTGTTTGCTACGGTGCGAAAGTACTTCTACCTGGTATATTGAGGTATGAAGACGGGATAGAACTTGATCAGGAAATAGTGATTGTCACAGCGAAAGGGGAGGCTGTCGCTTTAGCCATTGCTTTAATGACAACATCAACTATGGCATGCTGTGATCATGGAGTAGCAGCAAAACTTAAAAGAGTAATAATGGAGAGGGACACATACCCCAGAAAATGGGGCCTAGGACCTAAGGCTTCACAAAAGAAAATGCTAATCCAACAAGGCAAGCTCGACAAGTTTGGTAAACCAAACGAGAATACTCCATCCGAATGGTTGAACAGCTACGTTGACTATAAAGTTAAGAACGAAACAGAGAACGGAGATGACAAGGCAGAAGATGCTGGCAGGAAAAGGACAGCAAGTACCGCAAATGCTGACGACCCAAACAACTCTGTTGAAGTCAAAtcagagaagaagaagaagaaaaagaagcgTGACACAGAAGCAGAAGAAACTGAGCCAGTGACAGCTGAAACTGAAGTAAAAGAAGAGACAGCAGAGCCAGAAGCGGATGACTCTGTAcgtaaagaaaagaaaaagaagaagaagaaagacaAACATCAAGAGAAAGAGGAAGAATGA